One stretch of Plutella xylostella chromosome 15, ilPluXylo3.1, whole genome shotgun sequence DNA includes these proteins:
- the LOC105393031 gene encoding trithorax group protein osa, which yields MSALSTPGGGGTTAQTKPTSGKQKYQKLDINSLYCANRNENSEPSSVKSQLSRKHGMQSLGKVPSARRPPANLPSLKTETGQDPNANSISATPASAPAPAATCNSQTGPTSLSSNAGAGAGGGWVPLPPPSSPHFRTEFPSLEAAAQPSHRSGDHATSQPQLRPQTEGSWTSGGTAGARGEAPPAAAPAASPASQQPPAFRAILPSFLMKGSGGGGIGLGTLGTLRDSRPAGGGGGGGGARAPPARAPPPPRAVEVLTTRPILRDEQISSLDDISRDAGWAQHDDIDYDQKLDFSDGESSAPSGKGGKGSNRASMDKERSESKLDEEQIWAERRQKQSNEVAAAVARARQRKEDEQRRQREPERYERDRPDNRDRQDNRDSRDRPDNRDNRDRQDNRDTRERPDNRDARDRQDNRDSRDSRERPDNRDMRDRPDNRDRERQDNRDRERQDNRDRERPERDGRGRDPRDRQDTRERQDTRERQDNRERPDARERQDTRERQDTRERQDTRERQDTRERQDTRERQDNVDKDRDRPDRDRFDRDRADRDKADRDFRDRDRDYNRDREPQNAAFSKSFQNNIPPRFLKQQQSRGEEPPHAGNKGWAFSAKPAPRRAEPPPYNAPRHAPHNGRRSYSRDYSDREDDFRREKEGSGPQWRNEMQDYERQSSKDSYKDYDYKDRRSDSDRKSIDSSTEHSSRTSAADKLSEVFERKSIGLVEPFANADSTTQQSSERRHSPPSIASRNSAERDYSQASWAEASLEEQTGYTHQKPEKVTPQKQDNKDHHESARPESEVSKRAAHPPAAAPAPPAHHAAPAQPAPAHHPAPAHHAAHALSAPFGADPQPLVSKYQGSQPAPHNYAAAAQPSSQSQTNTSSSLSQTSSFCDNQTMSKPTNQPIAKPILQNEISTNHQLQKQPSPEQLPQHTAKPIFSSQKSDKDMSEAESVASKSSADAVTKVNDKINAESLHGNVDTQKRPSIPVEEKRVERLGNEPFNKMPGKEPVERKSSGSGSEKKGRGYGSGGGYAVYNNRGWGRESRGRRSHRSSRSNNRASESDGSTDGAGGAERAARRRAPRSPRAPDQPPPAHDAQETREPFAPRGQPSRRGRGGFQGANRPPAPAKRVTGYGPPNTKSPFSQAHRATKDGEDPIKEGGQMDDKTKANKQRTGSSTARGDGGRGRDRRARGAGTVPSGEDENWETTSEHSEGGGARRPGGGRPRPQGPRPPRQNNRNVQGGKKDNQPDGNRTAEVTEAMSDLKLAGKKEDEVADDGFQEVRNKKTPKDARGPPAKEENNHGQKPRSHSNQGGGRNGSSSRNTNDKPRGSAPASNKPGAQYERPRQPNLPPRFAKQRQKQQMGLTSGFGPDTGAAPPPPPVNAWDKPISQSLRGNVEEPPVENTEVKSAPCSQRSTPPEVPSEVSKPASTCAAAAAADKTGVLDGSTPPVETIIFENTNYKTAPPAEALKQKYQPTANAAKPAVEEVPAEVEARPMTFNGDVRALPPRTIQELIDTSRPMGDGEGLGLQMSFESAQKAEDSSDMKLDFAFDSDLGQLTEDKAGKALGLPRGAHLSTSSTISPLAADLNLKIASVKKVWEMPAVAESGEELQFAGFEEGGAEAGAPPNVCKVKPTQQLQSPPPQHYNHVSYQGGYGPLSVPSPPAVLFNSSQQLLSSSQQGSLYGAFLDQSRGQFGGFPPTPYGAGSAAPYNYQPPPDMFQSHPNQYRMAAAGGGAAFGQSGQLANSPSTMLISSTSNSLMSATVKPSSQQIGAIGSKGGGLGGVGGVGGVGGVNTYQQQYLGYSGPVGEAQYSLQGLLPRPAPPANSYYSPYQPPAAPAPTYPLQFTQPAQSGAFGSQFLSSQLQVAAAVQQMQQQYRQPLQQQYAPQPRPPPQQQLKSPLHEHANGFAPLCESASPTPKGPKTGKGPHSPPHKYSHPPPQHLHQHHQQQQHHQQQQHHQQQQQQHHQQQMQQMVNMSNNNRGGNTAGMRAGGLSAPRYPSPIQRPHAPAPLYRAAPPARHHHAAPPRVSPSPYYHHQRNGGAPERVETAEAAPAAGEPADEAAPAPEPAAADAKTE from the exons ATGTCTGCACTCTCGACGCCGGGCGGCGGAGGCACTACGGCGCAGACCAAGCCGACGTCCGGCAAACAAAAGTACCAGAAGTTGGACATCAATAGCTTGTACTGCGCCAACAGG AATGAAAACTCCGAGCCATCATCAGTAAAGTCTCAACTAAGCCGTAAACATGGAATGCAAAGTCTTGGAAAAGTACCTTCAGCTAGACGACCACCTGCTAACTTACCTTCTTTAAAAACTGAGACAGGACAGGATCCTAACGCTAA CTCTATCTCTGCAACTCCTGCGTCGGCTCCGGCACCGGCAGCAACATGCAACTCACAGACTGGT ccgACATCACTGAGCAGCAATGCGggtgcgggcgcggggggcggctgGGTGCCGCTACCCCCTCCTTCCTCCCCCCACTTCCGCACAGAGTTCCCGTCGCTGGAGGCCGCGGCGCAACCCTCACACCGCTCCGGCGACCACGCCACATCACAGCCACAGCTAAGACCACAAA CGGAAGGCAGCTGGACGTCCGGTGGCACGGCCGGGGCGCGCGGCGaggcgccccccgccgccgcgcccgccgcttCACCCGCCTCGCAGCAGCCGCCCGCCTTCCGAGCCATTCTTCCTTCCTTC TTGATGAAAggtagcggcggcggcgggataGGGCTGGGCACGCTGGGCACCCTGCGGGACAGTCGGCctgcgggcggcggcggcggcggcggaggggCGAGGGCCCCGcccgcgcgcgccccgcccccgccccgcgccgtcGAGGTGCTCACTACCCGCCCCATCCTGCGGGACGAACAGATCTCGTCGCTAGACGATATATCGCGCGACGCCGGCTGGGCTCAGCACGATGATATTGACTATGA CCAAAAGTTGGACTTTTCCGACGGTGAGTCATCGGCCCCCTCCGGCAAAGGCGGCAAGGGGAGCAACCGCGCCAGCATGGACAAGGAGCGGTCCGAGTCCAAGCTGGACGAGGAGCAGATCTGGGCCGAGCGCAGGCAGAAGCAGAGCAACGAGGTGGCGGCGGCCGTGGCGCGCGCCAGGCAGCGCAAGGAGGACGAGCAGCGCCGCCAGCGCGAGCCCGAGCGCTACGAGCGGGACCGGCCCGACAACCGAGACAGGCAAGACAACAGGGACAGCCGGGACCGACCCGACAACCGGGACAACCGCGACCGGCAAGATAACAGGGATACCCGCGAGCGACCCGACAACCGGGACGCTCGCGACAGGCAAGACAACAGGGACAGTCGGGACAGCCGCGAGCGACCCGACAACCGGGATATGCGCGACCGACCCGACAACAGGGACAGGGAGCGCCAGGACAACCGGGACCGGGAGCGGCAGGACAACCGAGACCGCGAGCGCCCCGAGCGGGACGGCCGCGGCCGCGACCCGCGCGACCGCCAGGACACCAGGGAGCGCCAGGACACAAGAGAACGCCAGGACAACAGGGAGCGTCCAGATGCTAGGGAGCGCCAAGATACGAGGGAGCGTCAAGACACTAGAGAGCGTCAAGACACTAGAGAGCGTCAGGATACCAGAGAGCGTCAGGACACGAGAGAGCGCCAAGACAATGTCGATAAGGACCGCGACCGCCCCGACAGGGACCGGTTCGACCGCGACCGCGCCGACCGAGACAAGGCGGACCGCGACTTCCGGGACCGCGACCGCGACTACAACCGCGATCGCGAGCCACAGAACGCGGCGTTCTCCAAGTCGTTCCAGAACAACATTCCGCCGCGCTTCCTGAAGCAGCAGCAGAGCCGCGGGGAGGAGCCGCCGCACGCCGGCAACAAGGGCTGGGCCTTCTCCGCCaagcccgcgccgcgccgcgccgagcCGCCGCCATACAACGCGCCCCGCCACGCGCCGCACAACGGACGACGATCATACTCCAG GGACTACTCAGACCGAGAGGATGATTTCAGACGAGAAAAGGAGGGCTCCGGTCCACAGTGGCGAAACGAAATGCAGGATTATGAACGTCAAAGTTCGAAAGATTCATACAAGGATTATGATTACAAGGACCGGAGGAGTGATTCCGACAGGAAATCTATTGATAGCTCAACCGAGCACAGCAGTAGGACATCCGCTGCCGATAAATTAAGCGAAGTATTTGAAAGGAAGAGCATAGGCTTGGTAGAGCCGTTTGCTAATGCAGATTCTACCACGCAGCAATCCTCGGAACGCAGACACAGCCCGCCCTCCATTGCGTCTCGAAATTCAGCCGAAAGAGACTACAGCCAAGCGTCCTGGGCTGAGGCATCTCTGGAGGAACAAACAGGTTACACGCATCAGAAACCTGAAAAAGTAACACCTCAGAAGCAAGATAATAAGGATCATCACGAGAGTGCGCGACCGGAGAGCGAGGTGAGCAAGCGCGCCGCGCACCCgccggccgccgcgcccgccccgcccgcgCACCACGCCGCCCCTGCACAGCCCGCCCCCGCCCACCACCCCGCCCCCGCGCACCACGCCGCGCACGCGCTGTCCGCGCCCTTCGGCGCCGACCCGCAGCCGCTCGTCAGCAAGTACCAGGGCAGCCAGCCCGCGCCGCACAactacgccgccgccgcccaacCCTCTTCACAATCTCAAACTAACACCTCTTCTAGTCTCTCTCAGACTTCTTCTTTCTGTGATAACCAAACTATGTCTAAGCCGACTAATCAACCTATCGCTAAACCTATTCTTCAAAATGAAATCTCTACTAACCACCAACTACAAAAGCAACCTTCACCTGAGCAGCTACCTCAGCACACTGCCAAGCCAATTTTCTCATCTCAAAAATCGGACAAAGACATGTCGGAAGCGGAATCCGTTGCGTCGAAATCGAGCGCCGACGCGGTGACCAAGGTCAATGACAAGATAAACGCAGAATCTCTACACGGTAATGTCGATACTCAAAAGAGACCCAGTATTCCGGTAGAGGAAAAGCGGGTCGAGCGACTCGGTAACGAGCCCTTCAACAAAATGCCAGGAAAGGAGCCCGTGGAACGGAAATCCAGCGGGTCCGGATCCGAGAAGAAAGGGCGCGGCtacggcagcggcggcggctacGCGGTGTACAACAACCGCGGCTGGGGCCGGGAGTCGCGCGGCCGCCGCTCGCACCGCTCCTCGCGCTCCAACAACCGCGCCAGCGAGTCCGACGGCTCCACGgacggggcgggcggggcggaGCGCGCAGCCCggcgccgcgccccgcgctccccgcgcgcccccgaccagccgccgcccgcgcacGACGCGCAGGAGACGCGCGAGCCCTTCGCGCCGCGCGGCCAGCCCTCGCGCCGCGGCCGGGGCGGCTTCCAGGGCGCCAaccgcccgcccgcgcccgccaaGAGAGTCACTGGCTACGGACCTCCCAACACAAAGAGCCCCTTCAGTCAAGCACATAGGGCCACTAAGGACGGTGAGGATCCTATTAAAGAGGGTGGTCAAATGGATGACAAAACGAAAGCTAACAAACAGCGCACCGGCTCTTCTACCGCTAGAGGCGACGGGGGGCGAGGGCGGGACCGCCGGGCGCGCGGGGCCGGGACTGTGCCCAGCGGGGAGGACGAGAACTGGGAGACCACGTCGGAGCATTCggagggcggcggcgcgcgccggcCGGGCGGGGGCAGGCCGCGACCGCAGgggccgcgcccgccgcgacAGAACAACAGAAATGTTCAAGGTGGAAAGAAAGATAATCAACCGGATGGTAATCGAACTGCCGAGGTTACAGAGGCTATGTCTGATCTTAAGTTAGCTGGTAAAAAGGAAGACGAAGTGGCCGATGATGGTTTCCAAGAAGTTAGAAATAAGAAAACACCCAAGGACGCTCGAGGTCCGCCGGCGAAAGAAGAAAATAACCATGGCCAAAAGCCTAGATCTCATTCTAACCAGGGTGGCGGTCGTAACGGTTCCTCTTCTAGAAACACGAATGATAAGCCACGCGGTTCTGCACCGGCGTCCAACAAGCCGGGCGCGCAGTACGAGCGGCCGCGCCAGCCCAACCTGCCGCCGCGCTTCGCCAAGCAGCGGCAGAAGCAGCAGATGGGCCTGACCAGCGGGTTCGGCCCCGACAcgggcgccgcgccgccgccgccgcccgtcaACGCCTGGGATAAACCCATCTCCCAGTCGCTCCGAGGCAACGTCGAGGAGCCTCCGGTGGAGAACACCGAAGTTAAATCAGCTCCGTGCAGTCAACGCAGCACGCCGCCCGAGGTGCCCAGTGAAGTGAGCAAGCCTGCCAGCacgtgcgccgccgccgccgctgccgacAAGACCGGTGTACTTGACGGATCCACACCTCCCGTGGAGACCATCATATTTGAGAATACTAACTACAAGACAGCCCCTCCGGCGGAAGCACTCAAGCAGAAATACCAACCGACCGCGAATGCGGCCAAGCCGGCAGTGGAGGAGGTGCCCGCCGAGGTGGAGGCGAGGCCGATGACGTTCAACGGTGACGTGAGGGCGCTGCCGCCGCGCACCATACAGGAGCTGATCGATACCAGCCGGCCGATGGGCGACGGCGAGGGCCTCGGCTTGCAGATGTCGTTCGAGTCCGCCCAGAAAGCCGAAGACTCGTCCGACATGAAGCTGGACTTCGCGTTCGACTCGGACCTCGGGCAGCTGACGGAGGACAAGGCGGGCAAGGCGCTGGGGCTGCCGCGCGGCGCGCACCTGAGCACGTCCAGCACCATCTCGCCGCTGGCCGCCGACCTCAACCTGAAGATCGCCAGCGTGAAGAAGGTGTGGGAGATGCCGGCCGTGGCCGAGAGCGGCGAGGAGCTGCAGTTCGCCGGCTTCGAGGAGGGCGGCGCGGAGGCGGGCGCGCCGCCCAACGTGTGCAAGGTGAAGCCCACGCAGCAGCTgcagtcgccgccgccgcagcacTACAACCACGTGAGCTACCAGGGCGGCTACGGGCCGCTGTCCGTGCCGTCGCCGCCCGCCGTGCTGTTCAACAGCTCGCAGCAGCTGCTGTCCTCGTCGCAGCAGGGCTCGCTGTACGGCGCCTTCCTGGACCAGAGCCGCGGCCAGTTCGGCGGCTTCCCGCCCACGCCCTACGGCGCCGGCTCGGCCGCGCCCTACAACTACCAGCCGCCGCCGGACATGTTCCAGAGCCATCCCAACCAATACCGAATG GCGGCAGCGGGAGGCGGGGCCGCGTTCGGGCAGTCGGGCCAGCTGGCCAACAGCCCCAGCACGATGCTGATCTCCAGCACGTCCAACTCGCTCATGTCGGCCACCGTCAAGCCCTCGTCGCAACAAATCGGTGCTATTG GCAGCAAAGGCGGCGGCCTAGGCGGAGTGGGCGGGGTCGGCGGCGTGGGCGGCGTCAACACGTACCAGCAGCAATACCTCGGCTACTCGGGCCCTGTGGGCGAGGCGCAGTACTCCCTCCAGGGGTTGTTACCGCGGCCCGCGCCGCCGGCCAACAGCTACTACTCGCCGTAccagccgcccgccgcgcccgcgcccaccTACCCGCTGCAGTTCACGCAGCCCGCGCAGTCGGGGGCCTTCGGGTCGCAGTTCCTGTCGTCCCAGCTGCaggtcgccgccgccgtgcaGCAGATGCAG CAACAGTACCGGCAGCCGCTGCAGCAGCAGTACGCGCCgcagccgcgcccgccgccgcagcaGCAGCTCAAGAGCCCGCTGCACGAGCACGCCAACGGGTTCGCGCCGCTCTGTGAGAGCGCCTCGCCCACGCCCAAGGGGCCCAAG ACTGGCAAAGGCCCCCACTCGCCGCCGCACAAGTACTCGCACCCGCCGCCGCAGCACCTGCACCAGCACcaccagcagcagcagcaccaccagcagcagcagcaccaCCAgcaacagcagcagcagcatcATCAGCAGCAGATGCAG CAAATGGTGAACATGAGCAACAACAACCGCGGCGGCAATACCGCGGGCATGCGCGCCGGCGGGCTGTCGGCGCCGCGCTACCCGTCGCCCATCCAGCGGCCTCACGCGCCGGCGCCGCTGtaccgcgccgcgccgcccgcgcgccaccaccacgccgcgccgccgcgcgtgTCGCCCTCGCCCTACTACCATCACCAGCGCA ACGGAGGCGCCCCCGAGCGCGTGGAGACAGCAGAGGCTGCGCCGGCGGCGGGCGAGCCGGCGGACGAGGCGGCCCCGGCGCCcgagcccgccgccgccgacgccAAGACCGAGTGA